Sequence from the Ascaphus truei isolate aAscTru1 chromosome 3, aAscTru1.hap1, whole genome shotgun sequence genome:
TAGTAAAGGGGCAATGCATTAAAGTTTGCtgttacaaacaaacaaacaaacaaaaaaatagatatattacattttttttattttttatttgtagttgacttgaatgggctgtaaggcatCTTCTATCACCTGAAGGTGCCTTATTgctgaagactgcttagtaattaTGGCGCACTAGGGCTCATTTATCAAATGCCGGTATGGGTTATTGCACCCGCTCTGACGCTAACTCCCATTTAAGTCAATGCGATAAATAATACGTACAGATACTTGAAAAATGTGCCGCATTGTCCATTCTTGCCATCATTTTGCACACGGAGAGATGGAGGGTGTCAGGACAATATCAGTGGAGATTAGTCCTTCCAGGCTCACAtgttaaaaacaaatagaaagtATAGCTGTTTAACGCCTTCGCTGACAGAGAGGCCTGAAATTTGCATAACTCGGGAATCTCtggctgtgaaggggttaagggaaAACCCGGATTACATGAGAATTTCTAAAAGTCACGATCTTGGAAAAGGTTTGTAGACTGAATGCCCCTGTGCGGGACCATGCAAGAAAATAAAGTAGACTGTATGGCTTGGGTTCATTAAGCTCCTATAGGGGCTATCAATGCGAGTCAATGGAAGTTAACGCGAGTTTGCGCTGCTACAtcccttatcggagcttagtgaatcaaaGTTACTTATGCATTAAGCTGCAATTCAGCCAATCGCAGCGAGATCGCAGGAAAAGTGAATGGGAGTTTTACACTGATTATGCTGTGATCGTTTCTATTGCACTCAGCACATTTAACCACACCTGTGCCTTATTATCATCCTACAGTATATTCATAATAATGTCTTTTCTGTACCTTGTTTAATGGAGATGTTATCAATTTTAGTACCTACCACAACGATCATGTCTAGTTTAGAACCATCATAACATATCTGTATTTATACATGCACACTTTATTTCTCAATATGTCATTACAAACACCACCTCTTCAGATTGAGCCCATGTAAGTATTTTCAAATTTCGTTATATATTACCAAGGTATTCTCTATATTCACAGAATTATCTGTgatgtgcgtgactgtgtgcaaattgtttactgtatatatatatccttgttttaaatatatttatgaaCATTTGGACACTAAATGTCTTTTTATTACAGCTGTATTAAACGTTTCGGTTTGCATGTTTTGTTATATACACTTTTTCCAATACACAAATGAAGCCAACAATAAATCAGAATAGGTTTCCAGATGCCTGTacactgtgtgatgatgtcacccCGACTCTAAAACAATAAGGCACTGCAGGGTACAGGTGATAGGGACAGTCTCACTGAAAGGACATCACACGTATTTCACTGATGTACACAGAATTAGGCAAGGTTAATAAACGTTATTTCCCAAGTGCGACTGCTTTTGCGTAAAGGGAACTCAGATTTCTAACTTATTGAGTTCACCTGTAAAGTAGTATTACAAACAGGTATTCTGAATGTTCACATCTTAATGGCAAATGTGGGAACTTTGTTGATTTTGCCAATCCAGCTCCAGAAGATGAATGGAGTGGGTATTTCTTTTTACATGTTTTACTTAGAAAATAGTTTACAAGAAAAGGATAGGAGAAAATCCTTTGAACAGGGGCCAATGATTATCTCATGTACCTGCTGGTTAAAGCAAGGGTGGGCGCGGGTAGTCACCTTTAATGAACTGTCATGCTGTTTTCTTTATTaatgtctcctggctgcaaagctGTGGCAAAATTTATGAAAACCACATTgctccagatttatcaaagaaggaAACTTCATTGGTTTCAGTGGGAACGGTTTTCCTTGGTGAATTTGTTGcagtttttgttgttgttcagttttgcagctgggagaattTGATAAATAGACCCCCAGTTTGCAGATGACATGGAAGTGCCATAAGTGGAGAGCCGTCCCTTTTTCCCAACACTGATTCTAACCTATAAACAAAAGTAAACGTGACAATTTTCTCAttcagaattattattattttttaaaatctAAATTTCTAGTACATTGGTAAGGAATTCAAGATGTTTTGTGTTTACGTCTGTGGAAGTCTAAAAAGCCAAGAGAGTCAAGTTGCAAAATGGTAATAGGTGGTTCTACTAtacccgaggtgggcaaccctgacGCCAATCACCACAAGTGGCGAATCGGCCATGAAAGTTTGGCGaatgagtttgccagctcccactgTAAAATAAACATTTTCTTGATGGCGTGTGCttgtttccgctttctgaatgagtcaacgaagtgaaccagcagcaagtgatagtgctgaggtgagggaagcagcagcagatgATAGTGCCGAGGtgagtgaaccagcagcaggtgatagtgctgaggtgagtgaagcagcagcaagtgatagtgctgaggtgagggaagcagcagcaggtgatggtgctgaggtgagggaagcagcagcaggtgatagtgccgAGGTGAGTGtaccagcagcaggtgatagtgccgAGGTGAGTGtaccagcagcaggtgatagtgccgaggtgagtgaagcagacgaacagtgtgtgtacgccagatttttgcaccagctaaagtgTTAAATGTTCGATTGCGCAACCTAATTTCattatttttacatggtgtggcgattttcacttctcatttgaCACACAAGTGGCtgcattgaaaaataggttgcccacctctgtaCTATACTAACAGAAGAGAAATGGCTCCAAAAGGTGCAGTACCAGATTGCACTGCCAGGGGGAGCTGTTTGAGCACAACATGGAAGGTCAGAATTAGATGCTGTGTGAAGCAATTGTTCTTGCTTTGGCAGGTTTATTGCATACGTATTTATGCCATAGATTCTTGCCCTTATTTCTGCCCGTTATAAGTAAACATGCAGATATGAAGGTGGGGTTGCCTTTGTCATTCATGTATGTTCTAGAAGTTGGCAAAGACAGCCCTAATTTTACTGCAGTATGATGGTACAGAGAAGTTCTGAAATCTTTTTACCATCCATGCTAGGGAACCACTATCCAGATTTGAAAACATTACTACAGAATGTATATgtacttttaaagcagcaatccctagAAGCATGAAACTAAATACCCTGAATGCTGCACCCCTAGGTTCTCTCGTATTCTGTTTCTCTCAAATAGTATGTTTGCATTGGTTTCAGCCGTTTTTTTTCCTTCACTTTCAACAGCGACTACCATAATAACCTCGCTTTGCTTGAAAAGGAGTACATGGCACTAGGCATTTTGTAGCTCCGATAAGGACATTATTTTAGATTACAATATCTTCAAAGTGCACATACAGAATTTAAAATGGACAACATGACTAAAAATAGAAAAACGATGACTTGGAAGGAGCACGCCCCTGAATTTGGCTGTAATCTGCCCCGGGTGCTAAACACCTCCACAAAAGTGGTGTTCAGATGAGTAAAGAATAAAGCAATTTATATtaagacctctggagtgctgaGTATTGCTTTACTCGTCTGAAGATAGGAACATGCATACTCTACAgtggttacattaaaaaaaaactcagctgaggggattgcttctttaaatatGAATTaggatatatttatacatatggaCAAATGTGGAGAAGGGTTGATATAGTATATTGTAGATGACCGGGAATAAACACAACACAGTTTACCACATTTGATACTGCAGCCCAGCATTGTATTGTGTTATAAGCCACTCTGCCCGCTAAGAGGTTAATGATAAAGGTACGCTGAATATTTCCTGAGGTACAAAGACTTTTGTTGTTTAATGGAGATAAATTAACATCACCGTTTTGGGCAACGGGCAATTTTGAGGACAAATGATCTTTTCTGTATGATTAACAAATTATAGAGATGTCATTCAAAACATTGCATAGGAGAAACACTATGCAGTGGTCCTGCTGTGAATGTAGTATGCTTCACTGATATACAAAAGTTTATGATGATAGAGAGGTGCTATATCCCTTTACTGCCAATGGTGATCAGCTCACAGAGTGCTTTTCAATGTAACACCTTCAATATCAACTTAAATTACTGTTTCGGAATCtgatttttgcttcttatccctGCAAATTAGTGCTCAAAAGCCTTACTGTATAAAAGTCATGCAATATCCACGCATGCTGTACTTGGTGGTCGTTTACGTAAAAGCCTTGATTTGGCTATAGAAAGACTTTGCTAGGGATCATTTATAATGGTGGCTATTTGTCATAAGTGGCTGAGATCATATGCATCAGAATAGTTTTCAAAATAATACAATTACTAAATGATCAGAGGGAAACTAAAGGCAGTTTGTTCTGAAAAAATGCAGAAGTGCACATTTAGCCCATTGGTTTTTGGAAAGATTGCCATATGTGTAGCTATCAAATGTTTTCGAGGAACTTATTTCAGAAGtgtaagagtgagagagaaggggagaaatgtcaaaagacaaacatacagacacaaACAAAGTTCATGTGATAGGAACATGAAAAGTAACAGAAAGTAGGAACATAGAttttgacggcagataagaaccacattTTTAACCATGtctctgctgtaaaacctcagactcgAGGATCTTGAAGTAGATACCTACTAGGTTACCAAGAGAAATTAAGAACATAGTACAGTGAATTAAGACACACAATAGGGTTTATTTATCAAAACTAAAATCCTGCTAATATTATGAGACTTTAAGTGTCTTTTCAACATTGTATCTATGTTTCAAACGTATTTatcaaatgaaaatattacttgtgagcgcattcacatgtctcagacaggtctccaaccctgcttttcaccgttATTtcctagcaaacagtgcttccactgcagcaagaggctctgggaaataacatgcaaatgagcacagtgtcaccttttgcttcaaatccaaaagcttatgcctgctgtattacacagctttccagcacagtGTGAACTTAATTAAACATATTTATGGATTAAGTCGGTAATTTAACTGTGATGGAAAGTCCATATTTTAGCTGCAAATGTGTTTGATACATAGGCAAAATGCAAAAATGATACTAACAGAGTATTTTTAGCATTTGTGAGACAACCTATACTTTTGATACATACACCGCAATGAGGGATCAATGAATAAGATCAAAGAACAGCCCATGTAGCCAAAGATAATAGAGACCTATTTCTCGGAGACTGAGCTCATGGAGGGTCCATCTGCCTGAGAGGTTTAGTATTTTGATGTACTTAACTCTACAATCCACAATCCCTTATTGTAACGTTATATGCACTATGACATAGGCCACAACTGTGTCAGTGCTAACAGGAAGATTGAGGCCTCAGTGTCACATTACAGATCATTTTTTCTGTGATATCAAGTAAGTCACTGAGCAGCTTCTGTGACATTGCAGAGTACGTTCTCAGATATCAACGGAATGGCTAAACAGGTATCTGTGACATCATAGAGCATGTCACCCTATTCCACTCAAATCCATGAACAAATCACATGACATTACTTTGAAAAGTTTCACAATGCTGTGAAAATCCATCAATATCATTGGAATCACTTGGTAGATCCTGTAAGATCACAGCAGGTGTTCATTGCCTGAAAAAACACACTCCAATCTCATCCAAACCGAAGAACTCCTTATTGTGTCATCATAAAGTACACACTGTGACATCAGAGTACACGGTTCTATTCACTGCATAGAGGGTATCCTCACATGACAGAGCAGCGGTTGTGACGCAGTGCCCCTTGAAAGCGTATGGCAGCGTGCACATGCTTGCATCGGGCGCATCCCACACTCTTGAGCAGCTCGCTGAAGAGCAGCAGGATGTGCCAGTTATACTTGGCTGAGCACTCTATGTAGCCGCACTTCCAGGTCTTCTTCACTAGGTGGGACACATTCCAGCGCGGAATAACGCGCCCGCGCTGCAGGTCACGCTTGTTTCCCACTATGATGATGGGTGTCTCAGAGGTCCCAATGACTCTgtgcaaaagacaaaaaaaacggGGCGGTGTGAGTGGGAAAGACAGATAAACATGATCTTGGCAAGGGACACAGACCTCTGATGAATCCTGATTGGCAGAGCAGAACACAGCCATGACAAGCTGACACAAACGGTCATCAGAACAATGTAAATATGAAATGGTCCACAAATGCATGACCAATTAATAAAATAAGGCAAGTTTTCTGCTATCTTTCTGAGTCTCTTGTAATTTTACTTTGCTTTCACTGGCTGTCAGAGTGGAATGCTTTGAACAGTAAATAAGACCAGAGAAGCAGAGACCTACTGTAAATACAAAGGAAAGAAAAAACAGCTCTGACCGTTGCATGTGATAGACGTGGTGAGTTCACTCCATTAAACTGGTGGGTTTCTCCGTCTCACCTGATGCTGGGGAGAACTATCAGTTTGTGCAGATACCAACTACCAAAACTAAGAAAGGTCAACTCTTGGTACCAAAACTAGAGAGAGGGTgtcatctactgtacctgcatcCCACAACAACACAGAGCAGAATGTGTCATCTTTTGCACCTGATAGTTGGAAGGAGTCTTGTGTTTGCCACACACTAACCTTGTCTCCAGTATCTGTTGCCTCAGGGTTTTGATGTATTCAAAGCTGTCGAAGCAGCAGATGTCATAAACGAGGATGTAGGCATGTGCACTCCTGAGTCCCCGGCAGCACGAGTCTGCCCACTCCTACAACACAAGGCATATCAGTTACTACCACTGTGTGCATCCCAACAACCCAACTACTTCATTGTTCACCCTTTTGCTAGCATGCGAGATAGCAACATACTGCAAAAACAGACCAAACTGGCAGCAGACAGGTTAACAACGGTTTGGCATGCACACTATTATAAATACTGCACTAATGCATTGGATTGCCAATAAATAATtttacaaataataaatataataaaggaGCTCGCCAAGAAATAATTTTACAGACAGGAACATTGAGACATTTATTATGAAGAAGTGCTATTCCATTCAACACCTTTTTTTCATTTGACTGGGCTGCAAGGTTTCTGCCAGCTAAGAAAATATGGGCCATTATACTCAAGCAAGGTTAAGGAATCTGGACTTTAGTATAACCTAAAGTTGAAGTAACATCAGCATATGAACTTTACTCCCATGTATTGTGGCAGGgtgaccgtggttagtgaggaggcaacacaattcttccggtgaaataatatgctggtggttttatttgtccaaaaatataacaaaacaatgggtgctTTGTCCCTGtaagtaaaacaaaacataaaccaAAAGCCTACCCCCGTTAGACTGAACTTTTGATTAGTTAGTTCCCCTATCTACCTGACTGACTAGCTAaactagaccagaccaacaatattcAGTAACaccacttggctccttacctgggagcttaaTTCCCCTCGGGACAGCATAAAtatgagcagcctgtgtctgtctgtcagctctcctctgtcctctctcagtgtctgagagagactgctaccccagaggcatttcctcttcctcttttaaTAGCAGGTGAGCTTACTTAATTAGGATCATCTGTGAACTGCCTAATCAGTGGGGTTAACTCCTCgcatactggaaagcaggcatactgccacctcctactaatgtatacagagtctatgactgtcacatatccccctcctcaGCGTAACATTACCGAGTGGAGCGGTGACTGTGCACCCTACAAAGTGCATctgcattaccgtgcagtatgcctggcaaATGCTGCACTGTGAAGTTGAAGGGTTGTAATGATAGAAACCAGAGGGTAACTCTAgagttcttttctttgtttttatgcATCCACTGTAAGGGTGCATGGTCTGTAATGAGCGTAAACGACCTGCCTAATAGGTAATATTTTAAAGTGTCTgctgcccactttacggccaaacattCTTATTCTACCGTGGTGTacctttgttcgcggggacacaatttgcgattTAATACAAGACCGGGTGTTCCtcatctcctacaaactgggacaggacagctccgagacctacttcggagacGTCCATTTGCAGAAAAAATTATTTggtaaaatccggggctaccaagactgggtgactacaaagcactgtacgtaggtctaaaaatgcggtctccgcacCACTGCTCCATTTTACCACATTGGGTGCCCTCGTTTTGACTAAATCTGAAAGTTGTGCAGCccaggttgcaaaatggggtataattgccacattgatgacccctctctcccttgggcttcccgctttctctctctaacctcttcttttggccttcaacagtggactgcagccagcacccacaaggatggccactacctagatctggttttcactaaaaacttttctctctctgatttctccatttccccttttcttctctctgaccatcacctcatctcattctctctctcgcatctccccttctccacctccatctacccctcggttttgcagaaacctgcgctatattaacctaccagcctttgagtccactttatggtcctccctctcctctctcagctccagaccctgacaacctggtcaggaactacaactctgccttatcctcctctcttgatctacatgccccgctttctctctgccatcctcatc
This genomic interval carries:
- the RASL10B gene encoding ras-like protein family member 10B isoform X1, which gives rise to MVTTFKIAVLGAQGVGKSAIVRQFMYNEFSEACVPTKARRVFLPAVVMNGHVHELQIMDFPPISSFPVNTLQVSAGEWADSCCRGLRSAHAYILVYDICCFDSFEYIKTLRQQILETRVIGTSETPIIIVGNKRDLQRGRVIPRWNVSHLVKKTWKCGYIECSAKYNWHILLLFSELLKSVGCARCKHVHAAIRFQGALRHNRCSVM
- the RASL10B gene encoding ras-like protein family member 10B isoform X2; this translates as MVTTFKIAVLGAQGVGKSAIVRQFMYNEFSEACVPTKARRVFLPAVVMNGHVHELQIMDFPPISSFPVNTLQEWADSCCRGLRSAHAYILVYDICCFDSFEYIKTLRQQILETRVIGTSETPIIIVGNKRDLQRGRVIPRWNVSHLVKKTWKCGYIECSAKYNWHILLLFSELLKSVGCARCKHVHAAIRFQGALRHNRCSVM